One Microvirga lotononidis genomic window carries:
- a CDS encoding extracellular solute-binding protein gives MVNVKSVAVAATVLVGIAAFGQVRAEDLVVYTSHGEVTSGPVLDAFKKARPDINVTVVRGGTGEVLERLRAEAGNPTADILWGGPTQSFDESAALFQSYESQADSVMVAADPNHKWHAYTVLLQPVIVSRKRVQAEDMPKTQKDLANPKWASLGSLIIPDPSKSGTGYTILSALAGANGWDFIAALAKGAKISPGSDDAFNAVRDGEAAVGWINEDLGAKWKAAGLPIEIVYTTDAVTGQIDAQAIVKGAPHLKAAQAFIDFLGTKESHEIVRDATIRRSARQDVVPPTQLPDIGKLNIVSPVDPRPVVTARFQEAIRR, from the coding sequence ATGGTGAACGTGAAGAGCGTTGCGGTCGCCGCGACAGTGCTGGTGGGCATTGCAGCATTCGGGCAGGTGCGAGCGGAGGATCTTGTCGTCTATACGTCGCACGGGGAGGTGACGTCCGGGCCCGTATTGGACGCCTTCAAGAAGGCCCGGCCTGACATCAACGTCACGGTAGTGCGCGGCGGAACGGGCGAGGTTCTGGAACGCCTCCGCGCCGAGGCCGGAAACCCCACGGCGGACATTCTCTGGGGAGGCCCCACACAGAGCTTCGACGAGAGCGCGGCCCTTTTTCAATCCTATGAGAGCCAGGCCGACAGCGTGATGGTGGCGGCAGATCCGAATCACAAGTGGCATGCCTATACGGTCCTTCTCCAGCCCGTCATTGTCAGCCGGAAGCGGGTTCAGGCCGAAGACATGCCAAAGACCCAGAAGGATCTCGCCAATCCCAAATGGGCCTCCCTGGGCAGCCTCATCATTCCGGATCCGTCGAAATCCGGCACCGGCTACACCATCCTGTCGGCACTTGCCGGCGCGAACGGCTGGGACTTCATCGCAGCGCTCGCCAAGGGAGCGAAGATCTCCCCTGGATCGGATGATGCCTTCAACGCCGTCCGCGACGGGGAAGCCGCCGTGGGGTGGATCAACGAGGATCTCGGGGCCAAGTGGAAGGCCGCGGGTCTCCCGATCGAAATCGTTTACACGACGGATGCGGTGACCGGCCAGATCGACGCGCAGGCGATCGTGAAGGGCGCCCCTCATCTGAAAGCCGCGCAGGCCTTTATCGACTTCCTGGGGACAAAGGAATCGCACGAGATCGTGCGTGACGCGACGATCCGTCGATCGGCCCGCCAGGACGTGGTACCGCCCACGCAGCTCCCCGACATCGGGAAGCTTAACATCGTCTCGCCTGTGGATCCCCGTCCGGTCGTGACGGCGCGCTTCCAGGAGGCGATTCGTCGATGA
- a CDS encoding ROK family transcriptional regulator, with amino-acid sequence MTHVGNNHAVSARRNRRLAFELIWREGPISRTDLVARTGLRAQTISNIVRELQDRGLILESGRSEGGRGAPQTYLKINPGAGSSVGLHLDRDRLSCVVYDLAGQPLAFREDVIEWTDPAAAVATMAAAVKLTAEQCEAADLWGVGVAMPTLQDAEFDEYVGSPGWQAWSGFPIADRLQALTGLPAVVENDATAAGLGELITGAGRGLSNFVYVFVGNGLGAGIIADGLPFQGAWNNAGEIGLLSWPENLDEHPSGKTPFSLDELADMLECSVTALADPAYLAVLYEKRNASLMRWLELNGRRLRLLASIIENLLDPQTIIVGGLLPSSVCSSLVDRAYPLQASPAARRDRKMPRLQVGSLDRKAAAVGAAMLPFIVNGSPEFRRLSLGRGRGQPIDAESLFDHVTGSGGTKPQDEAPSGRPAYAPAAP; translated from the coding sequence ATGACCCATGTCGGCAACAACCATGCCGTTTCCGCGAGGCGCAATCGGAGGTTGGCCTTCGAGCTCATCTGGCGGGAGGGCCCGATCAGCCGGACGGATCTCGTTGCGCGGACGGGTCTACGGGCGCAGACGATTTCCAACATCGTGCGCGAGCTGCAGGATCGCGGTCTGATCCTCGAGAGCGGCCGCTCGGAAGGCGGAAGGGGTGCGCCGCAAACTTACCTGAAGATCAATCCGGGTGCCGGGTCGTCGGTGGGCCTCCACCTCGATCGCGACCGTCTAAGCTGTGTGGTCTACGACCTCGCAGGTCAGCCTTTGGCGTTCCGGGAAGACGTCATCGAGTGGACGGATCCGGCCGCTGCTGTCGCCACGATGGCGGCTGCTGTAAAGTTGACGGCGGAACAATGCGAGGCGGCGGATCTGTGGGGCGTCGGCGTAGCCATGCCAACCCTGCAGGATGCGGAATTCGACGAATATGTCGGCAGCCCGGGATGGCAGGCGTGGAGCGGCTTCCCAATCGCCGACCGGCTGCAGGCGCTCACAGGCCTTCCGGCCGTGGTCGAGAACGATGCGACCGCTGCTGGGCTTGGGGAGTTGATCACTGGCGCAGGCCGGGGCCTGTCGAACTTCGTCTACGTCTTCGTCGGCAACGGGCTTGGCGCAGGCATCATCGCGGACGGCCTGCCGTTTCAGGGCGCCTGGAACAACGCCGGCGAGATCGGGCTCTTGTCATGGCCGGAGAACCTTGACGAGCATCCCTCCGGCAAGACGCCGTTTTCCCTGGACGAACTGGCCGATATGCTCGAATGCAGTGTGACCGCGCTGGCCGACCCGGCCTATCTGGCAGTCCTTTACGAGAAACGGAACGCTAGCCTGATGCGCTGGCTCGAGCTCAATGGGCGCCGCCTGCGCCTGCTGGCCTCGATCATCGAGAACCTCCTCGATCCCCAGACGATCATTGTCGGCGGGCTTCTCCCGAGCAGCGTCTGCAGCTCCCTCGTGGACCGCGCCTACCCTTTGCAGGCCTCGCCGGCCGCACGCCGGGACCGCAAGATGCCGCGCCTTCAGGTGGGCAGCCTCGACCGGAAGGCTGCCGCCGTCGGGGCCGCTATGCTGCCGTTCATCGTGAACGGCAGTCCCGAGTTCCGGCGGCTGTCGCTGGGCCGCGGCCGGGGGCAGCCCATCGACGCCGAGAGCCTTTTCGATCATGTCACCGGAAGCGGTGGCACGAAGCCTCAGGACGAAGCGCCGTCAGGACGCCCGGCGTATGCGCCTGCGGCACCCTGA
- a CDS encoding Gfo/Idh/MocA family protein: MKLGVIGLGYRMAAVLECLVKADPDIQVVACVDPSPAGAPGLSRARIGIGTMYDTPDRMLAAETLDLLLVGSPNHLHLEHVRAGLRAGVRVFTEKPVVIDENQTFELAALLREFGSDRVLVGLVLRYASLYKDLRAAQRAGHLGAIASIEATEHIAPYHGAFFMRDWRRYQRFAGPYILEKCCHDLDIYASVVGARAMTVASFGGRKSFIPENAPGHLSNAEREMYHRKPSGWMASDHVFDGDADIIDYQTALIEYANGATMAFHANLNVPDQFRRFCIVGSNGMAEGDFIRNYFRVHDARNGEKILETSYAGHEHNHYGADDQMAFDLIDHFRTGTPLPVGVLDALEAGLTAIKIDEARRTRRLVDLTESWQRFDDALGSAACRAEGGSV, encoded by the coding sequence ATGAAACTCGGCGTCATTGGTCTCGGCTACCGCATGGCCGCCGTGCTGGAATGCCTGGTGAAGGCAGACCCGGACATCCAGGTGGTCGCCTGCGTCGATCCCTCGCCGGCGGGGGCGCCGGGTCTCAGCAGGGCCAGGATCGGGATCGGGACGATGTACGACACGCCAGACCGGATGCTGGCGGCCGAGACGCTGGACCTGCTGCTGGTGGGTTCGCCCAACCATCTGCATCTGGAGCACGTGAGGGCGGGTCTCCGCGCCGGCGTGCGTGTCTTTACCGAGAAGCCTGTCGTGATCGACGAAAACCAGACCTTTGAGCTGGCCGCGCTGCTAAGGGAGTTCGGCTCCGACAGAGTTCTCGTCGGCCTAGTGCTGCGCTATGCTTCCCTGTACAAGGACCTGCGGGCAGCCCAGCGGGCAGGCCATCTCGGCGCCATCGCGTCTATCGAGGCGACGGAGCACATCGCACCCTATCACGGCGCCTTTTTCATGCGCGACTGGCGGCGCTACCAGCGCTTTGCCGGACCCTACATTCTGGAGAAGTGCTGCCACGATCTGGACATCTACGCGAGCGTTGTCGGGGCTCGTGCGATGACGGTGGCGAGCTTCGGCGGGCGCAAGTCGTTCATTCCCGAGAACGCTCCTGGCCATCTTTCAAATGCCGAGCGCGAAATGTACCACCGCAAGCCCAGTGGATGGATGGCCAGCGATCACGTCTTCGACGGCGATGCCGACATCATCGATTATCAGACGGCCCTGATCGAGTACGCGAATGGCGCCACCATGGCGTTCCACGCGAATCTCAACGTGCCGGATCAGTTCCGACGCTTCTGCATCGTCGGTTCGAATGGCATGGCCGAAGGAGACTTTATCCGAAACTATTTCCGGGTCCACGACGCGCGCAATGGCGAGAAGATCCTCGAGACCAGCTATGCCGGGCACGAGCACAACCACTACGGAGCTGATGACCAGATGGCGTTCGACCTGATTGACCATTTCAGGACCGGCACGCCCCTGCCGGTGGGAGTGCTGGACGCGCTTGAGGCCGGTCTGACGGCCATCAAGATCGACGAGGCTCGCCGCACCCGCCGTCTGGTCGACCTGACGGAGAGCTGGCAGCGCTTTGACGACGCGTTGGGAAGCGCCGCGTGCCGCGCTGAAGGCGGATCCGTCTGA
- a CDS encoding GNAT family N-acetyltransferase has product MTQARTEAGQWRIRPAHRQDEPALFDICLRTADAGADASSLFGDPRYPGLIWAVPYLIHEPSHAFVLTDGTRTLGYVVGTPDSLAFEERLEREWWPGLRAGYALRHPERASDQDILDRIREPERTSPDRAAAYPAHLHVNLLPEAQGQGWGRAMIEAEMASLKASGAPAVHLGISLANEKVVPFYVKLGFREIARDQAIILGRPL; this is encoded by the coding sequence ATGACCCAGGCAAGAACCGAAGCGGGCCAGTGGCGCATCAGGCCCGCCCACCGGCAGGACGAGCCCGCCCTGTTCGACATCTGCCTCAGGACGGCCGATGCCGGGGCCGACGCGAGCTCCCTCTTCGGTGACCCGCGCTATCCGGGCCTGATCTGGGCGGTTCCCTACCTGATCCATGAGCCGTCTCACGCCTTCGTTCTGACGGATGGGACGCGAACGCTGGGCTATGTGGTCGGCACGCCCGACAGCCTTGCCTTCGAGGAGCGGCTCGAGCGCGAATGGTGGCCCGGCTTACGCGCAGGATACGCTCTGCGGCACCCGGAGCGCGCCTCGGACCAGGACATCTTGGACCGCATTCGTGAACCCGAGAGGACAAGCCCGGACAGGGCCGCCGCTTATCCGGCGCACCTGCATGTCAATCTCCTGCCGGAGGCCCAGGGCCAGGGCTGGGGACGGGCGATGATTGAAGCCGAGATGGCTTCCCTGAAAGCGTCCGGTGCGCCGGCTGTCCACCTGGGGATCAGCTTGGCGAACGAGAAGGTGGTCCCGTTCTACGTAAAACTGGGCTTCCGGGAGATCGCGCGTGATCAGGCCATCATTCTCGGTCGGCCGCTTTAG
- a CDS encoding IS110 family RNA-guided transposase: protein MSEIATVGLDIAKNVFQVHGIDRNGKIVLRKALRRSQVPGFFSALPPCLIGLEACATAHHWARTLMAFGHDVRLISPAYVKPYLRRQKNDAADAAAICEAVTRPSMRFVPVKSPQQQSTLMRHRARDRLIGQRTALINALRGHFAELGIVVAQGARNTRQLIALIHDATSPGLPVTARVALQPLAAMLVEIEAQIARLDKAILAAHRSDPVSMRLASIPGIGPIVASCLSASVPDPSLFHGSREFAAYLGLVPRQPSTGGKPRLGSISKMGNRHLRKLLVVGAHAALYSLKSGKTRTPLADWARSLLVKKPFKVVAIALANKIARIAWAVMARSTAYEPGNKGAAAPAV from the coding sequence ATGTCTGAGATTGCCACCGTCGGCCTTGATATCGCGAAGAACGTCTTCCAGGTCCACGGCATCGACCGAAATGGCAAGATCGTCCTGCGCAAGGCACTGCGCCGCAGCCAGGTGCCGGGCTTCTTCAGCGCCCTTCCGCCTTGCCTGATCGGGTTGGAGGCGTGCGCGACGGCTCACCACTGGGCCCGCACGCTCATGGCCTTCGGCCATGACGTCCGCCTGATCTCTCCCGCCTATGTCAAACCTTATCTGCGCCGGCAGAAGAACGATGCCGCCGACGCCGCTGCCATCTGCGAGGCGGTCACTCGGCCGTCGATGCGCTTCGTTCCGGTCAAGAGCCCGCAGCAGCAGAGCACCCTCATGCGGCACCGAGCCCGCGATCGTCTGATCGGGCAACGGACAGCCCTGATCAATGCCCTGCGCGGTCACTTTGCCGAGCTGGGCATCGTAGTGGCGCAAGGCGCTCGCAACACGCGGCAACTGATTGCCCTTATCCATGATGCCACCAGTCCCGGCCTCCCCGTCACAGCCCGGGTCGCACTCCAGCCTTTGGCGGCGATGCTGGTTGAGATCGAAGCGCAGATTGCCAGGCTCGACAAAGCCATTCTGGCCGCCCACCGCAGCGATCCGGTCAGCATGAGGCTCGCCAGCATTCCCGGCATTGGGCCGATTGTGGCCTCCTGTCTCTCGGCCAGTGTTCCAGACCCCAGCCTGTTCCACGGCAGTCGGGAGTTTGCCGCCTATCTCGGTCTCGTGCCGCGGCAGCCCTCAACCGGCGGTAAGCCGCGGTTGGGCTCCATCTCCAAGATGGGCAACCGGCACCTGCGCAAGCTGCTGGTCGTCGGCGCGCATGCGGCGCTCTACAGCCTGAAGTCCGGCAAGACCCGAACGCCCCTGGCGGACTGGGCCCGGTCTCTGCTGGTCAAGAAGCCGTTCAAGGTGGTCGCCATCGCACTGGCCAACAAGATCGCCCGGATCGCCTGGGCGGTGATGGCCAGGAGCACGGCTTATGAGCCTGGCAACAAGGGAGCTGCCGCGCCGGCGGTATAG
- a CDS encoding ABC transporter substrate-binding protein, translating into MNNYPTRRGILQYGAALAALGAPGLARAQSPVRLSYWHHFASQSEQKGLRRLTEMFRAKYPNISMAIETIPNAEYLTKVTASVVANSRPDTCMVAAERFADMYAMKALLDLSPEVAKWDRKADFKPSAWKGAERDGKPFGVPAYSFVNWMYYRKDFFEEAGLSGPPDTMQEFLEVCIKLTNPAKNRYGFGMRGGGGGHQYLMDLLIAYGSPIVSDGKPAIDRAKAIEAVRFFSDLYTKYKVVPPSAPNDSFRQIMEGFKTGQTAIIWHHTGSLAELTAALKPNQIGTTLRPKGPVLRAARVDNLYNGVSNDRNREAAWNWVSFWAEPDPAIALLEETGYFPASFKVAQDPRITGNPLYKPAIETLSFGQNAIDTPGVEAWGQNQMFPEFQKILVGSSTVEDAVDAMMRSLDKTLS; encoded by the coding sequence ATGAACAATTATCCGACACGCCGCGGAATACTCCAATACGGAGCCGCCCTCGCAGCACTCGGCGCACCGGGCTTAGCCCGCGCGCAAAGCCCGGTCCGCCTGAGCTACTGGCACCACTTCGCAAGCCAGAGCGAGCAGAAGGGCCTGCGCCGCCTGACCGAGATGTTCCGTGCCAAGTACCCCAACATCTCGATGGCGATCGAGACGATCCCGAACGCCGAGTACCTGACGAAGGTAACCGCCTCCGTGGTGGCCAACAGCCGTCCCGATACCTGCATGGTCGCAGCCGAACGCTTCGCCGACATGTACGCCATGAAGGCCTTGCTCGACCTCTCGCCCGAGGTCGCCAAATGGGATCGCAAGGCCGATTTCAAGCCCAGCGCTTGGAAGGGCGCCGAGCGCGACGGCAAGCCCTTCGGCGTCCCGGCCTATTCATTCGTCAACTGGATGTACTACCGCAAGGACTTCTTCGAGGAAGCAGGCCTGTCCGGGCCACCGGACACGATGCAGGAGTTCCTTGAGGTCTGCATCAAGCTCACGAACCCGGCCAAGAACCGCTACGGCTTTGGCATGCGGGGCGGCGGGGGCGGCCATCAATACCTGATGGACTTGCTGATCGCCTACGGTTCGCCGATCGTCTCCGATGGCAAGCCCGCGATCGATCGGGCGAAGGCAATCGAGGCGGTGCGTTTCTTCTCGGATCTCTACACCAAGTACAAGGTCGTGCCCCCGAGCGCGCCCAACGACAGCTTCCGGCAGATCATGGAGGGCTTCAAGACAGGTCAAACGGCCATCATCTGGCATCACACCGGATCGCTGGCAGAGCTGACAGCCGCGCTCAAGCCGAACCAAATCGGTACCACGTTGCGCCCGAAGGGCCCGGTTCTGCGGGCGGCCCGGGTCGACAACCTTTACAACGGCGTCTCCAACGACCGGAACCGGGAGGCGGCCTGGAACTGGGTCAGCTTCTGGGCCGAGCCGGATCCCGCAATCGCGCTCCTCGAGGAGACGGGCTACTTCCCAGCGTCCTTCAAAGTCGCCCAGGATCCGCGCATCACCGGCAATCCACTCTACAAGCCCGCCATCGAGACGCTATCGTTCGGTCAAAACGCGATCGACACCCCTGGCGTCGAGGCCTGGGGGCAGAACCAGATGTTCCCCGAGTTCCAAAAGATTCTGGTCGGGAGCTCCACGGTCGAGGACGCGGTCGACGCGATGATGCGGAGCCTCGACAAGACGTTGAGCTGA
- a CDS encoding carbohydrate ABC transporter permease, producing MIVGSARERRLWNVATYAIAGFFGLTALGPIVWLVLTSLKTEADIVTAQGVVYWPSTLTLANYRELWDQTDFPTLFRNSLSATTLTVAICLVVGTLAAYALSREAFRGRQPLLMGLLAIRMFPAVMQIIPLFIIMKAIGLLDTKLGLALAYASFLLPMFIWLMKGFFDDLPGELEEAARIDGCSRLGALWRIALPVARNGILATTVLIAISAWNEFLFALMLTTGADTRTWPVGLQLMIGDFQLPWGLLAAGGVISIIPVVVLFAFVQGSMVRGLTEGATKG from the coding sequence ATGATCGTCGGAAGCGCGCGCGAACGCCGCCTTTGGAACGTCGCAACCTATGCGATTGCCGGGTTCTTCGGCCTCACGGCCCTGGGGCCAATCGTTTGGCTCGTGCTCACGTCCTTGAAGACGGAGGCCGACATCGTCACCGCACAGGGCGTCGTGTACTGGCCGAGCACCCTGACTCTGGCCAACTACCGGGAGCTCTGGGACCAGACCGATTTCCCGACCCTGTTCCGCAACAGCCTCTCGGCTACGACGCTCACTGTCGCCATCTGCCTGGTGGTGGGCACGCTGGCGGCCTATGCACTGTCGCGCGAGGCCTTCCGAGGGCGGCAGCCCCTGCTCATGGGTCTCTTGGCGATCAGGATGTTCCCAGCCGTGATGCAGATCATCCCGCTCTTCATCATCATGAAGGCTATCGGGCTCCTCGACACCAAGCTCGGTCTGGCGCTCGCCTATGCCAGCTTCCTGCTGCCCATGTTCATCTGGCTCATGAAGGGCTTCTTCGACGACCTGCCGGGTGAATTGGAGGAGGCAGCTCGTATCGACGGCTGCTCCAGGCTCGGGGCGCTGTGGCGGATCGCGCTTCCGGTCGCCCGCAACGGCATCCTGGCCACCACCGTGCTCATTGCCATTAGTGCCTGGAACGAGTTCCTGTTCGCCCTGATGCTCACGACCGGGGCGGACACGCGGACTTGGCCTGTCGGCCTGCAACTCATGATCGGCGACTTCCAGTTGCCGTGGGGACTACTCGCGGCGGGCGGGGTCATCAGCATCATTCCCGTCGTCGTGCTCTTCGCCTTCGTCCAGGGATCGATGGTGCGCGGTCTGACCGAAGGCGCCACTAAGGGATAA
- a CDS encoding carbohydrate ABC transporter permease yields the protein MSAFQDSSQGQGMPRLALIADRYNPFYLLGHWSDGRFWVVALLAPAVILLALIVLYPLFYGLSLSAHEMRLTRPELGTGFVGPKHFVAMLSDDVFWLAVRNTFLWVGIACVLEVGLGMISALALNRALPGLKVIAVLVLLPWFLPKVVAGNMWALMLDPRLGVLNDILVHLGILAQYKAWFSDPATAFGTAVVIEAWCGFPFFTLLFMAGLKGIPNELYEAASIDGATPTQRFRFVTLPMLRNVMLVAVILRVISLVNSPDLLLILTQGGPGHSTLVLSLYAFETAYRGFDFGYGSALAVVMLVILMLFTFLYVRASSVGRQA from the coding sequence ATGAGCGCTTTCCAGGATTCCTCGCAAGGGCAGGGGATGCCGCGGCTGGCGCTGATCGCCGACCGCTACAACCCCTTCTACCTCCTGGGTCACTGGTCCGACGGCAGGTTCTGGGTCGTCGCGCTGCTGGCGCCAGCCGTAATCCTGCTCGCCCTCATCGTGCTCTACCCGCTGTTCTATGGGCTCAGCCTCAGCGCGCATGAGATGCGCCTGACCCGACCCGAACTCGGAACGGGGTTCGTCGGACCGAAGCATTTCGTCGCCATGCTGTCCGACGACGTGTTCTGGCTTGCGGTACGCAACACCTTCCTGTGGGTCGGCATCGCCTGCGTCCTCGAGGTCGGCCTCGGCATGATCAGCGCGCTTGCCCTCAATCGTGCACTGCCGGGGCTGAAGGTCATCGCCGTGCTCGTGCTGCTGCCTTGGTTCCTGCCGAAGGTCGTGGCGGGCAATATGTGGGCGCTGATGCTCGACCCGCGTCTCGGCGTCCTCAACGACATCCTGGTCCATCTCGGCATCCTGGCGCAGTACAAAGCCTGGTTTTCGGATCCGGCCACGGCCTTCGGCACGGCCGTCGTCATCGAGGCCTGGTGCGGCTTTCCCTTCTTCACGCTGCTGTTTATGGCCGGGTTGAAGGGTATCCCGAATGAACTCTACGAGGCTGCGTCGATCGACGGCGCCACTCCCACGCAGCGATTCCGCTTCGTGACCCTGCCCATGCTCCGTAACGTGATGCTCGTGGCTGTGATCCTACGGGTGATCTCCCTCGTGAACTCGCCTGACCTGCTCCTCATCCTGACGCAGGGTGGACCGGGCCATTCGACCCTGGTGCTCTCGCTCTACGCCTTCGAGACCGCCTACCGCGGCTTCGACTTCGGGTACGGCTCGGCGCTCGCGGTTGTGATGCTTGTCATCCTGATGCTGTTCACGTTCCTCTATGTCCGGGCCTCGAGTGTCGGGAGACAAGCATGA
- a CDS encoding mandelate racemase/muconate lactonizing enzyme family protein, whose product MSHNDLPSSRSQTGTIHEARLLRFSFPRDRVIGDSQVRIEKANIGVLELTTSDGLVGTGFFFDLFYGLPSERELTRIFEDQAMPGLKGEIPAVLINRILRPRGGNRRMLPYGFAEAIDQALWDLHAQSLGLPLWRLLGGKEGRVRAYASGLDYHLSDSHYSHFFAQAKAKGYEAFKIKVGHRDVAWDLNRLSLLRDAVGPEALIMVDSNEAWTPKEAIRRINAYQDAGFPIYWLEDPCLREDFEGLRQVGEALHYTHLNTGEYLDLAGKRALIAARAVDILNVHGKISDSLRAGWLAAEHGLEVSLGNTSMEIGVHVACALPECHWLEYSFQNTTILVEETVRIEGGYAYAPDRPGHGIRLSDRARAEFRCPEAGQETAARILPAPPIPLEMSAA is encoded by the coding sequence TTGTCCCACAACGACCTACCATCATCCCGCAGTCAGACTGGAACGATCCACGAGGCGCGACTGCTGCGCTTCTCGTTCCCCCGTGACCGGGTGATCGGCGACAGCCAAGTCCGGATCGAGAAGGCCAACATCGGCGTGCTCGAACTCACCACGAGCGATGGCCTAGTGGGCACCGGCTTCTTCTTTGACCTCTTCTATGGCCTGCCGTCGGAACGCGAACTGACCCGCATTTTCGAGGACCAGGCCATGCCCGGGCTCAAGGGCGAGATCCCCGCTGTCCTCATCAATCGCATCCTGCGCCCCCGCGGCGGCAATCGCCGGATGCTGCCCTACGGCTTCGCCGAGGCCATCGACCAAGCCCTATGGGATCTCCACGCCCAGTCCCTCGGGCTGCCATTGTGGCGGCTCCTCGGCGGAAAGGAGGGGCGCGTGCGCGCCTATGCTAGCGGCCTCGACTACCATCTGTCCGACAGTCACTACAGCCACTTCTTCGCCCAGGCCAAGGCCAAGGGATACGAGGCCTTCAAGATCAAGGTCGGCCACCGCGACGTTGCATGGGATCTCAACCGCCTCAGCCTGCTGCGTGATGCCGTTGGACCTGAGGCGCTGATCATGGTCGACTCCAACGAGGCCTGGACGCCCAAGGAGGCCATCCGGCGCATCAATGCCTATCAGGATGCTGGCTTCCCGATCTACTGGCTTGAGGATCCCTGCCTGCGCGAGGACTTCGAGGGCCTGCGCCAAGTCGGAGAGGCGTTGCATTACACCCATCTCAACACGGGCGAGTACCTCGACCTTGCGGGGAAGCGGGCGCTCATCGCGGCCCGCGCCGTCGACATCCTCAACGTCCACGGCAAGATCTCGGACTCGCTGCGGGCCGGGTGGCTTGCAGCCGAGCATGGCCTCGAGGTGTCGCTCGGCAACACCAGTATGGAAATCGGCGTCCACGTGGCCTGCGCGCTGCCCGAGTGCCACTGGCTCGAGTACAGCTTCCAGAATACGACGATCCTTGTCGAGGAAACCGTCCGGATCGAAGGTGGCTATGCCTACGCGCCGGACAGGCCGGGCCATGGGATTCGGCTCTCCGATCGGGCGCGGGCTGAGTTCCGCTGCCCCGAGGCTGGCCAGGAGACTGCCGCCCGCATCCTTCCCGCTCCTCCGATCCCCCTCGAGATGTCCGCCGCATGA
- a CDS encoding GntR family transcriptional regulator, translated as MSLSDVAYQRFKERLFDHMIDLGTVMTQGQLSEMLDVPVTPLRDAIRTLHAEGLVEILPRNGIRIVRPGMEIIRHTYQLRRLIEKEAVSHFCSVGSQDEIDRFTRTHDEIEARVRAGLRQPELGDAIEAMEREFHDTMVGSLGNPYIDAVYAQAGDRIKVIRIDRRYVITPPLVQNTIAEHRAIILALEKHDVAAAVKAMEDHMSSALQRAMGL; from the coding sequence ATGAGCCTGAGTGACGTTGCCTATCAGCGCTTTAAGGAGCGCCTCTTCGATCACATGATCGACCTTGGCACCGTTATGACCCAAGGGCAGCTTTCGGAAATGCTCGACGTGCCTGTTACGCCGCTGCGGGACGCCATCCGGACGCTGCATGCTGAAGGGTTAGTCGAGATCCTGCCACGCAACGGCATCCGCATCGTCCGTCCTGGCATGGAGATCATCCGGCACACCTACCAACTGCGCCGTCTGATTGAGAAGGAAGCGGTCTCGCACTTCTGCTCGGTGGGCTCGCAGGATGAGATTGATCGTTTCACTCGCACCCATGATGAGATCGAGGCACGCGTCCGCGCAGGCTTGCGCCAGCCGGAGCTTGGGGATGCGATCGAGGCCATGGAGCGTGAGTTCCACGACACGATGGTCGGCAGCCTCGGCAATCCCTACATCGATGCGGTTTACGCGCAGGCCGGTGACCGCATCAAGGTGATCCGCATCGACAGGCGCTACGTGATCACGCCCCCGCTTGTCCAGAACACGATCGCTGAGCACCGTGCGATTATCCTGGCCCTGGAGAAGCACGATGTCGCGGCGGCGGTGAAGGCGATGGAAGATCACATGTCCTCCGCCCTCCAAAGGGCAATGGGGTTGTGA